In the Quercus lobata isolate SW786 chromosome 5, ValleyOak3.0 Primary Assembly, whole genome shotgun sequence genome, one interval contains:
- the LOC115989587 gene encoding uncharacterized protein LOC115989587 produces MDPVPPLSKVFSLILQDEKQRKVGAAKKVQLDTAAALASALAAKNVKNFKKGRPQCTHCGAMGHVVDKCYKLHGYPPGYKFKSTKGQVAATLPPFANNVIVPEDDASGGVSLTKSEYQQLLSLLNSNCHFGTQGPSEGAADTHRVANIITQPSFDLQGHEIAGIWSVPSLEYSIFSSSISTSHIQSTDWILDSGATDHMIHSLAFFTSITSVVQISVRLPNGDMAKVTHIWHCATIFYLSS; encoded by the coding sequence ATGGATCCTGTGCCTCCCTTGAGCAAGGTGTTTTCTCTTATACTTCAAGATGAGAAGCAAAGGAAGGTTGGTGCTGCCAAGAAAGTACAACTTGACACAGCAGCTGCTTTGGCATCAGCATTAGCAGCAAAGAAtgtcaagaacttcaagaagGGTAGGCCACAATGTACTCACTGTGGTGCAATGGGTCATGTGGTTGACAAATGCTATAAGTTGCATGGATACCCTCCTGGCTATAAGTTCAAGTCCACTAAAGGCCAGGTTGCAGCTACTCTACCACCTTTTGCCAACAATGTAATTGTTCCTGAAGATGATGCAAGTGGAGGTGTTAGCCTTACTAAGTCAGAATATCAACAGTTACTTAGTTTGTTAAACTCCAACTGCCATTTTGGTACTCAAGGACCTTCTGAGGGAGCTGCAGATACCCATCGGGTTGCAAATATCATCACTCAGCCTTCATTTGATCTTCAAGGACATGAGATAGCAGGTATATGGTCTGTTCCCTCTcttgaatattcaattttttcttcttccatcaGTACTTCTCATATTCAGTCCACTGATTGGATTCTTGACAGTGGAGCCACTGATCATATGATTCATTCTTTAGCCTTTTTCACTTCCATTACTTCTGTTGTACAAATTTCTGTTAGACTTCCCAATGGTGACATGGCCAAAGTTACACATATTTGGCACTGTGCAACTATCTTCTACCTTAGTTCTTGA